The segment ATTCACTTAGAAGACAGAATCTTCGTAGCAGGCCATAGAGGAATGGCAGGCAGAGCAATTGTAAAGTCTTTAAAACAAGATAACTACAAATACATTCTTACTGCTGAAAGACATGAGCTAGATCTTTGTGAAAAAAAAGATGTTCAGAATTGGTTCAAAGCCTATAAGCCTTCTGTAGTTATCCTTGCAGCAGGAAGAGTGGGTGGAATAAAAGCTAATTCTAAATACCCATATGAATTCTTAATTGAGAACATATCCATTCAAAACAGTGTGATAAATACTGCATGGAAAGAAGGTGTTAGGCGTTTATTGTTTTTAGGGAGTAGTTGTATCTATCCAAAATATTCAGAGCAACCCATTCAAGAAGAAGCTTTGCTTAGTGGGATTCTAGAACCTAGTAATGAGTGGTACTCAATAGCTAAAATTACAGGCATAAAATTATGTGAAGCTTTAAGAAGGCAATATAACTTCGATGCCATAACGCTTATACCTCCAAACCTTTATGGCCCAGGCGATAAATTTGACCTTGAAAATGGTCATGTAATGGGAGCAATGATTCGGAAATTTTCAGAGGGCTTTAATAATGATTTAAAAAAAGTTGCATGCTGGGGGAGTGGCTCCCCTAAGAGAGAGTTTTTACATGTCAGTGATCTTGCCTCTGCATGCAAATTTGCCCTTGAATATTGGAACCCTTCCGACAAATCTTCACCCACAACCTCTGACGGATCAAAGCTCTACTATTTAAATGTAGGCTCTGGAGAAGAACTAACCATTCAAGAGCTAGCATGTTTAATAGCAAAATCAACTGGCTATAAAGGAGAAATCGATTGGGATAGAAGCAAACCTGACGGAACTCCACGCAAAATATTGGATTCATCAAGATTTCAAAAGTTAGGCTGGAAACCGACTATATCTTTGGAGGAAGGTATAAAAACTTGTTGTTTAAGCTATGACTGACCTCATAATTGCAATAAACCAAAGATGGACGAATCTTTTAACTGTAAAAGGCTTTAATGGCAACAGAAGGCTATGCACTAAGAAAACTAAATTGAACAATTCTTTTAAAAATCCCACAAACCTTTAATCACTTTCTTGTATCTCCACTTGAAGAAATACAATAAAAATGATGAGCACTAATCCCAAAGTCGCACTTATTACCGGTATTACCGGGCAAGACGGCTCATATCTAGCTGAACTATTGCTAGATAAGGGCTACATAGTTCATGGAATAAAGCGTCGAGCAAGCAACTTTAATACCTCGAGAATTGACCATCTATATCAAGATCCACATGAACCAAACCCAAGAATTGTTTTACATTATGGAGATCTTACTGATAGCACAAATTTAATTAGAATTATCCAACAGATTCAACCGGATGAAATATACAATTTAGGTGCTCAAAGTCATGTTGCAGTAAGTTTTGAGAGTCCAGAATACACTGCAAACGCAGATGCCTTAGGCACCTTGAGAATTTTAGAAGCAGTAAGAATACTAAAATTAACCCAAAAAACTAGAATTTATCAGGCAAGTACATCAGAGCTATATGGCCTGTGTCAAGAATCACCTCAGAAAGAAACCACACCTTTTTACCCACGCTCTCCTTATGCAGTAGCAAAGTTATATTCTTATTGGATAATAGTTAACTATCGAGAAGCATATGGCATGTACGCCTGCAATGGAATTTTGTTCAATCATGAATCTCCGCGAAGAGGAGAAACATTTGTCACAAGAAAGATCACAAGAGGTCTAGCGAGGATAGATGCTGGCTTGGATGAATGTTTGTATATGGGCAATTTAGATGCTCTAAGGGATTGGGGACATGCTCGTGATTATGTTCAAATGAAATGGAAGATGCTTCAACTAGAGACTCCTGAGGATTTTGTGATAGCAACTGGCCGACAAGAGTCAGTTAGAAAGTTTATTCAACTAGTAGCTAAAAAGCTAGGATGGGGAAAAATTGAATGGGAAGGTAAAGGTTTGAATGAAATTGGGAAAAGATCAGATGGGAAAGTAGTGATAAAAATTGACCCAAGATATTTCCGACCTTCAGAAGTTGACAATTTACTAGGAGATGCAAGCAAAGCAAGAGACAAACTAGGTTGGGACCCCAGCTCAAGCTTAGAAAATTTAGTTTCAGAGATGGTTGATCTTGATAAGCAAGAAGCTGCTAAAGAAGTAACACTAAAAAAAGAAGGCTTTAAGGTTATTGGCAGTAAAGAATAAATCTTAGATATATTAAAATGATAATAAAAAATCTACTCAAAACTATAAATTTGCATCTCACAAAGTGACTATTTTCCTTTCTACAGGTGGCTATAATAAAAAGACTGCTTTAGAAGCATCTAAAGATTTTTACAGCAATGGTATAACTGCTGTCGAACTATCTGGCGGTGTTCATTGTCCTAATGCTATAGAGGAAATTGTAAAGTTAAGAGCAAAGATAGATTTCCAAGTCCACAATTACTTCCCCCCTCCAGAAGAGCCTTTTGTCCTAAATCTAGCTTCTAAAAATCCTGATATTTCAGAACTTAGTATTAAACATATATATAAGGCTATGGAGTTATCCTTAAGACTTGATCAGCCTAGATATAGTTTTCATGCAGGTTTCCTAATTGATCCTAAAGTGGATCAACTCGGGAAAAGAATTAAAAAAAAACAACTTCTTTCAAGAGATCAAGGATTAAAATTATTTATTGATAGGCTAAATATAATTTCAGAGAGAGCAAGGGAACTTGGAGTTGATTTACTTGTTGAAAATAATGTCATATCTAAAGCAAACTTCAAAGAGTTCCAATCTGACCCATTTCTAATGAGTACTTGTGAAGAATGCATTTATGTAATGAAAAATACACCTGATAATATAAATTTGTTAGTTGATTTGGCTCACTTAAAAGTTTCAGCCACAACTCTTTCATATAATCCCATAGAATTCCTTAATCTTGTATCTAAATGGATAAAAGGCTATCACTTAAGCGATAACAATGGAATAAGAGATGAAAATAAACCTGTAACTTTAAACTCTTGGTTCTGGCCATATCTTAAAAAAGATCTACAATATTATAGCTTAGAGGTGTATAACACAGCAACTTCTGAACTATTGAACCAACAATTGATAGTTAAGAGTTTTTTAAATAGTTAATATGGAATTTCTAAAGTCATTAGTTGCGCAAAGTGATATGACATTAAAAGAAGTAATGATAATTATTTCTGAAAATAAGCGTGGAATATGTTTCATTTTAGATAATGAAATACTTGTTGGGTTAGTAACTGATGGTGATATCAGAAGGGCAATTGTTAGTGGGTCAATTTTAAAAGAACCTATATCTAAAATAATGGTAAGAGATTTTATATCCCTTCCGGTTGAAAGTGATGAGAGGTTAATTAGGGAAACATTCAAGCCAAACTTAAAACTAATACCTTTAATTGATAACAATGGGTGTCTAGTAGGCGCTGCAGATCAACTTGGCTCTCATAGGATACCCTTGTTAGAGCCTTTCCTTAAAGGCATGGAATCGCAATATGTTCTTGACTGCTTGGAAACCAATTGGATCTCTTCGCAAGGGGAATATGTAAGAAGATTTGAGCAGCAGTTTAAAGTAATGCATTCTGAAATGGAATCCTTAGCTGTATGCAATGGAACCATTGCATTACACCTTGCTCTTTTAGCTCTTGGTATCAAATCAGGGGACGAAGTAATTGTTCCGGATATTACTTTTGCAGCTACTGCAAATTCAGTTATCTATTGTGGAGCGAAGCCTGTATTTTGCGAAATAAATAAGAAAACTTGGTGCATAGAGCCTAACGAAATAAGAAAGCTGATTACAACTAATACTAAAGCCATTATACCTGTCCATTTATACGGTCAAGTTTGTAATATGAACGAGATTATTTCAATTGCAAAGGAAAATAAATTGCTTTTAATCGAAGATTGTGCCGAAGCATTAGGTAGTAAAAGGGATGGCAGGCCTGTTGGTACATTCGGAGATGCTGCAACATTTAGTTTTTATGGGAACAAGACCATTTCAACTGGGGAAGGAGGGATGGTTCTTTTTAAAGATAAAAGTATCGCCAGCGAAGCTAGAATTATTCGTGATCATGGAATGAAACCCGACAAAAGGTATTGGCATGAAGTGGTTGGGTATAATTATAGGTTAACAAATTTACAAGCCGCTTTAGGTGTTGCTCAGTTTGAAAATCTAGATAATATTTTAGCTCGGAAGAAAAAACTGTTAACTGAATACCAAAATAAACTAATGGGAATTAAAGGTATAAAAATGCTACCTTATATAGAAAAGAAAATTTACCATTCAAATTGGTTATATACATTGATACTAGAAGAGAGTATTGATAGAGATAGACTTATTAGAAACTCAAGAGGAAGAGGAGTAGATATACGCCCTACATTCTATCCACTTCACAAAATGCCTCCATATGAAAAATATAGAAAATCATCAGGTTTAGAAATTAGCAATAATATCGCTTCAAATGGTATTTGCCTACCATCCTCGGCAAGCCTAAGAAGTGATGAGTTGATCTATGTTGTAGATATATTGAAAGATTCAATTTTGGAAATGTTTTAATTTTGAATAAAAATTAAAATAATTAATTGCTTAGATTATTAAGTAATTGATACTCTGCAAAGTGAAAATCTTCAATACTATCAATATCGACCGGATATCTATCTTTACTTTTATAAAATTTTGTTGAAGCATGAAAAAATGTTCTTCTGCCTTTTAAAATATTTAATTCAGAAAAATAAAAATTTCCATTAATGAAATAATATCCGCCTGGATAGGATTGCCTGTTTACTCGGCCGTTAGGATCTACGATATAACTCCATGAATCCGTTGTATCATCTAATTTTACACATTCACAAGGGTGCTCCCTCATTTCACTTACGGATACTAATGTTTTATAGTTCTGATTAACAAATAATTCCATTGATTTATTAATCTCATTTAAACTTCTTATAGGGTAAGTTGGCTGTAAAAGCAAAATTGATTTAAGGGAAGGGTTTAAATTATCTATTATCCAATCGCTAGCATGAATGAGTGTATCTATTACAGAAGAATTGTCAGAAGCAAGGTAAGAAGGTCTTTGCAAACATTCAACACCATACTCTTCTCCTCTCTTCAGGATATCTAAAGAGTCACTAGTTAAAACTATATTGCTTACACAACTAAGTTTCTTCGCAAGCTCTATAGAATAATCTACCAAAGGCTTTCCATAGAGTTTCTTGAGATTCTTTCCTGGTAGACCTTTTGAGCCTGATCTTGCAGGAATAATTACTGCTAATTTATGCATGGGAAACGAGTTAGATAATATCTTGTGATCAAGGGTTTGCTTTCAAACGGTTAAGTTTGATCATTTTTTCATACCATAGATCATGACCTTCTTTCTTAACTTCTGAAATACCATGAAGAGTAAGTCTTACAACAAATCCACGCTCAGCTGAAGGAGGGACAGGATCTGCAAAGTGTAAGCTTCTTGAATGATGAATAGTGCAGTCACCTGGCCTATAATTCGGCTCAAATGTATCAAAATTGATAACATTTGGATTTGATATTGTCAATGAAAAGCCTTTGGCTTCGGAAGGCTTATGTGCAAAATCTATATCGGATGAATTAATATAATATTTCAGACCTCCTTTAGAAGCATATTCTTCATTAATAGGTATATAAAAAGTCAAACCAGATCCATTTATTAGACCATAATAAGCGTTGTCTTGATGGGGGGGTATGGCAGAGCCCAATGGACAACGGGAATGTATTTCTAGGCTATTTAAATAAACTTTTTGTCCAAGAAAAAAAGTTGCAATTTCGAAAATATTAGAATTAATGAATTTACCGAACAATTCCCTGGATTCATTCAAAGGGTATTCAAAATATTTAATGTATTTACGACCATCTATCTCATCAACTGAAAGCCCCTTTTTATCAGAAGAATACTTCGCAATAATATCACTTTCATTATCGACCAAATAATTTAGAGCTTTCGAGCAAATACTTTTATCTACAAGCTGGCGAAGCTGTATTGCGCTAGTCTTATTAAAGATAGTTTTTGCGTGTGCTGAAAATATTTCGCCTTGACTGAATATTTGATTAGGTTTCTGATTTACCTGGTTCATAGATTTAATTATAATTGAGCAAAATCAAAGTAATTACCAGGGATAGTCTGGGAAAGGCTTCAATGGAATTCCTAAAAATAATGTCCTAAGCAGGAAGAAATTAAAACTATAATAGATTAGAGGGGCTAGAACTAGAAACAAAAAGTACAACTGTAATATTTTTTACAACTAACTATAATTGCTAATTCGCAATACATTAGTCAAATATTAATGTAATAGGGACGATCAAATATGGAATTGGTTTAGTTAGAAATGGTTAAATTAGTACTATTGACATTAGTAAGATATAGAATAAGTAAGAATAGTTCCTGAAGGATGAGTTCATATTATCCAATTCCGTGTGATTTCTATATAAATCCTGGTTCAAGCAAATCAAAGGTCTCTTCATCAATAACTCTAATTAATATGGCAAGTAATCGCATTGAAATGAATTATGAAATTAAAAGCAGTGATATACACTATTGTATATACTATATAAAAGATTATTGCTGGATAAAATATAGTCAAATTAATTGTGCTTATGGAGATTATATAGAGATAAAGCGTGGTGATCTTAATTTGCCAGAAACAACCATGGCAGTAGTTGTAAGATCTAATAAAAGTGACAACCCCGATAGATGCTTAATTCTCCCGGAGCCATATTCTTCTAGAGTTGACAAAAGTCCAATAGCAGAGAGGGCTTCTTACAACTTCACCTTTGGAAGCTCAACATCCTCTTATCAAGGAGAGTATCCCCACATGCTTGCTAAAGCTATGAAAAGTTCATTTTTAACTTTTGACACTCTAAGGCAAGACAATGTTGAAGGTTGTAGTTCATTTATGCTTCTTATGAATCTAAAGGTAGATGCTAGAGCTAGGGACGAATATGAAGTATCAATATTTAGAAGTTCAGACCGAAAAGAATTAGACAACCTAAAAGTTAAATGTAATTCATTTATTTCTTACAAACTGCCTGATAATCTAAAGGCAACCAGTAATGCTAGCAATGATAATTTGTTTATTATATGCAATAAGGCAACATTTATTCCTATATTTATCACTGCTGGAATAAGCAATTTAAAATATCAAATCACAGTTGAACATACTCATCCTCCTAGTGAACTTTTTTGGCCGTACAAAAATAATTTATCGATCAAAAAGCTAAGAAGCAATTGGGTCAAAGGAATATGAATACAATTATGGAGTTTTTGACTACTAGAAAAAGAAAACTTGTAAATAGATTTCTAGAGAGAGATTATGAGCCATATAACTTAATGTCACGAATATTACCTAGAAAATCTTATAGTGATTTCTTTATATATTCGAGAGGGTGCTATATGAACACTTTTATTGCTGAGAATATCTACGCACTATTCGAAGGGAGACAAGTAGAAGTTTGTCATATGCTTAGATTTTACGACAAATATGGCAAGCAAATAAAATCGCATAAAATAATTGATAGTAATTACTTTTCAAGGATGGAACTGCCTTCTATAAAAGAAAAGAGTGAATATATATCATTTACTCATGAATCATATAAAATTAAAAATAGGAATCTGACTTTTAGGAATGAAAGTAATATTCATAGCCAACATAGAGGATACTCTGTATATACGAAAATTAATGGTAGCTTAGGTAGTGTCGTACATGGCAATTTTGGTGGCATATATCCACCTAATTTATTTCTAAGTGCAGCAAAGCAGAGAAATAAGCTTTATTGCTACACACCAATGTATGTTTTCAATAAGTTTAACCATTACCACCTCGTATTTAATAATCCCACCAAAATAAATTTGAAAGTAGATTTAAAAGAAAATTATAATAGAGATTCAACTATAATATCTAGTAAATCCATACCACCTTTTGGTACAGATTACTTTGATATTATAAACTATGAAGGTACTATTTCATTTTACTCAAAGCTTCCGATATGCAGGTGCTTAATATTTAAGAATCCAAGTCTTGAAGAAAATGACTTCGATGTCTTTCATTCGTAAAAATTCAAATGCTAGAATCCTTATAAAAGAATCAGGCATGATGGCTTTTAAGCTACTAAAATTAATTAAAAATCCTCTAAAAATAATTAATCTGATAAAATTAGAATATCTAGAGTTTAGGTGTAATACAAACAAAAGAATAGATTCCCAAACTAAAATATATAAAGAACTTGGCCTGCAAAGGGATAAGAGTATTAAGCATTTAAATGTAATACTTAAACAATTAGGATTAAATAAATACGATGAGGACTATGGTATGTACTCAGAACATTTAATTATATTCGCAGGAATAGCGCTAGAGAAGAAGAATATAGATTCTGTACTTGAAATTGGAACATATGATGCTATTAGCACAACAATTTTGTCTGCATTATTTGAGAACTCAAAAATATATACAATAGACTTGAAAAATAATGACCCTATTTATAAGCAGACATATAGTAGAGAAGATAGCGAAATAAGAAATAGATTTAATATTGCCAGGGATAAGATTATAGCTTCCAGAAATAATATAGAGTTTATCCAAATGAATTCCTTGGCAATAATGCAAACCACACTTCGCAAGAAAAAGTTTGATCTAATATGGATAGATGGCGCACATGGATACCCTTTTGTCTGTTCAGATATAATGAATTCAATTGCTTTAGCACATCAATCTACCATTATTATGTGTGATGATATTTGGGAGAGTGTTGATAAAAGTGATCAAATATATAAATCTATAGCAAGTTGGGAAACATTGAATTGCTTAAAATATGCTGAACTAATAGATTTATATTTTTTCTTGAAAAGAGTTGGAAAGATTCACCTGAATAATAAAAAGTTTATAGCTTACTTTAAACTTAAAGACCTCTCAACTATATAAATATAGTTTATAGAAATAATTAAAAGATATAAAAATGTAAACCTAACTTAAATTTTCCCATTTAATAAATTTACCTCTAATTATTGATTTAATAACCTTGCGTCCTAATATTTGATTTAGTTGATCTATTGATATGCCATCTATGGCTGGCCGAATAGCATAGATATTTTCATAATTTATATAATCTCCGATCTTTAAATCTTTCTTAGCTACAATTCCTTTTTTAGATATCTTAGACATACCAATTTCACTTTCTCTACATTTTTTACTTTCTGAGCCAAGAATATTTTCTACTCTTCTTAACTCCTCCACATATGATTTCATTTCCTTAATATCAGATGATGCGTAATGATCTGGTCCTTGGTCTGATCGGCATAAAGTAAAGTGTCTTTCAAAGAATCGTACTCCAATTGATGCACAAATAATCGCAGATGTAATTCCTTCGCTATGATCTGAAAAGCCAATCTCATTATTAGGTAAACTATTTTTCATAGTGGTTATACATCTTGCATTAATATCAGAGTCAGGGCATGGGTAAGCTGAAACACAATGAAGGATAGTAGGGTTAATGCTTGAATAATTGACCAAGCAATCTTGGACCTCATTAATAGATGACATTCCAGTTGCTAATATAATTTTTTTTGTATTGAATGAATTCAAGCATTTATGAATAAACTGATCCCCAAGATCTGCTGATGCAGTTTTAAACATTCGAACACCTATTTTATAAGCTTCTTCAGCAGATAGAGGATCATAAGGTGTGGTAATAAAATCTATCTTCTTATGATTTGCATGCTGTAATGCTTTTTCAAGCTTATCATCATTAAATTCCAATCGCTTAATCATTTCATAATGTGATTCCGACTCTGAGCTGGACCTAAGTTGGTAATTAACCTTGGGTGCGTTTAAAGAAACTAACCTATTAGCATAGAAACTTTGAAATTTAACAGCGTTACAACCACATTCAACAGCGGCGTCGATTAATTTTATTGCTTTTTCAAGTGATCCATCATGATTAACTCCAATTTCCGCAACTATATACATGTGGGGATAAGCAATAATTGGATTATCTCGTACATTATAGGCTTCTAATTAAATTATAAAAAATTGTCTCACATGATCATTCTGCTTTCTTGCTGATTACTTCATGTAATACTTCAGCTCTAAGTAAATCCTCCATTGTATCTATATCCTGCACCCGCCATCTTGGAAGAAGTAAAGGGTATCCATTGTTAAAAATATTAGCTGTTTGCTTCCACGCTGTAGGGCTCGCCCAGTAAAACTGACCAGCATCATGAAAAGATTCTGTTAAATCCTGACTTAGTACGTTGTAATTCTCAGGATAAAACATACTAGAGCGTCCATCAGACCCTATCTTTATAGACCTCTGAATAGGGAAAGGGAAAGAGGTGGCTGTAAAAACAAATGAAGTTAAATCTATAGTGTTCAACAATTCAAAAGCTTTATAAAGATCTGATGATTTAACGAATGGTGCTGTAGCTAAAAGACAACACACTGAATTAATACTAAAAGAATTGCTTTCAAGCCATTCAATAGCCTGTCTAATGACAGGCTGAATACCTATTTGATCAGTAGCAAGATGAGACGGTCTTAAAAATGGAACTTCTGCTCCTTGTTGAAGTGCTATTTCTGCAATTTCCTTGTCATCCGTACTCACAATAACTTTTTGGAAGCATTTTGAATCTATAGCGGCCTTTATTGACCATGAGATCATAGGCTTCCCTCGAAAATTAATTACATTTTTCCTGGGGATGCGCTTGCTTCCCCCTCGGGCTGGAATTAAAGCGATATTCATCAAAACCTTGCTTTATAATCTTTTAAAATTAAAAATTACATTTAATTATATATAAATCCAAGGAAATTTCAAATTTTAAAGCATTTACTATAGAAGAAGTTTACAAAGGATTTCCTTTAGGACAATAACAAGAATAAGTTTGATTTTAAAATCAACGATGATTAATGTAGTTTATTGCTCTACTATTGAAATAAGAGTTGATAATATCTGGAGAATAATTAAGGCATTAATGAATTCAAAGCAGTGCATAGGTTGCTATTGCCTAATTACAGTGAGAAGGTTGTCTGTGCATAATGATTTGATTTAGCCTATGATAATTACTGGTTAAAGCTGAAATATAATAGAATATATTCCTATTAGAATAATAGATATAAAATAAGAGTTGCTTTTACAACTTCTTTAATAAATTAGATTAATGCTAGCCCTATAACTGATATAAGTAAAGGGTTTGATATTTTAAAGAATAAAGTGCTAGAATAAGAAAAATATTTGCTTTAATATGATTGCCTTAGTAGAAGTAAATGTAGATGATGCAGACCACATTAAATATTTATATA is part of the Prochlorococcus marinus str. MIT 0919 genome and harbors:
- a CDS encoding GDP-L-fucose synthase family protein; the protein is METSSNQRLIHLEDRIFVAGHRGMAGRAIVKSLKQDNYKYILTAERHELDLCEKKDVQNWFKAYKPSVVILAAGRVGGIKANSKYPYEFLIENISIQNSVINTAWKEGVRRLLFLGSSCIYPKYSEQPIQEEALLSGILEPSNEWYSIAKITGIKLCEALRRQYNFDAITLIPPNLYGPGDKFDLENGHVMGAMIRKFSEGFNNDLKKVACWGSGSPKREFLHVSDLASACKFALEYWNPSDKSSPTTSDGSKLYYLNVGSGEELTIQELACLIAKSTGYKGEIDWDRSKPDGTPRKILDSSRFQKLGWKPTISLEEGIKTCCLSYD
- the gmd gene encoding GDP-mannose 4,6-dehydratase; protein product: MMSTNPKVALITGITGQDGSYLAELLLDKGYIVHGIKRRASNFNTSRIDHLYQDPHEPNPRIVLHYGDLTDSTNLIRIIQQIQPDEIYNLGAQSHVAVSFESPEYTANADALGTLRILEAVRILKLTQKTRIYQASTSELYGLCQESPQKETTPFYPRSPYAVAKLYSYWIIVNYREAYGMYACNGILFNHESPRRGETFVTRKITRGLARIDAGLDECLYMGNLDALRDWGHARDYVQMKWKMLQLETPEDFVIATGRQESVRKFIQLVAKKLGWGKIEWEGKGLNEIGKRSDGKVVIKIDPRYFRPSEVDNLLGDASKARDKLGWDPSSSLENLVSEMVDLDKQEAAKEVTLKKEGFKVIGSKE
- a CDS encoding sugar phosphate isomerase/epimerase family protein, with translation MTIFLSTGGYNKKTALEASKDFYSNGITAVELSGGVHCPNAIEEIVKLRAKIDFQVHNYFPPPEEPFVLNLASKNPDISELSIKHIYKAMELSLRLDQPRYSFHAGFLIDPKVDQLGKRIKKKQLLSRDQGLKLFIDRLNIISERARELGVDLLVENNVISKANFKEFQSDPFLMSTCEECIYVMKNTPDNINLLVDLAHLKVSATTLSYNPIEFLNLVSKWIKGYHLSDNNGIRDENKPVTLNSWFWPYLKKDLQYYSLEVYNTATSELLNQQLIVKSFLNS
- a CDS encoding aminotransferase class I/II-fold pyridoxal phosphate-dependent enzyme, with protein sequence MEFLKSLVAQSDMTLKEVMIIISENKRGICFILDNEILVGLVTDGDIRRAIVSGSILKEPISKIMVRDFISLPVESDERLIRETFKPNLKLIPLIDNNGCLVGAADQLGSHRIPLLEPFLKGMESQYVLDCLETNWISSQGEYVRRFEQQFKVMHSEMESLAVCNGTIALHLALLALGIKSGDEVIVPDITFAATANSVIYCGAKPVFCEINKKTWCIEPNEIRKLITTNTKAIIPVHLYGQVCNMNEIISIAKENKLLLIEDCAEALGSKRDGRPVGTFGDAATFSFYGNKTISTGEGGMVLFKDKSIASEARIIRDHGMKPDKRYWHEVVGYNYRLTNLQAALGVAQFENLDNILARKKKLLTEYQNKLMGIKGIKMLPYIEKKIYHSNWLYTLILEESIDRDRLIRNSRGRGVDIRPTFYPLHKMPPYEKYRKSSGLEISNNIASNGICLPSSASLRSDELIYVVDILKDSILEMF
- a CDS encoding cytidylyltransferase domain-containing protein, which produces MHKLAVIIPARSGSKGLPGKNLKKLYGKPLVDYSIELAKKLSCVSNIVLTSDSLDILKRGEEYGVECLQRPSYLASDNSSVIDTLIHASDWIIDNLNPSLKSILLLQPTYPIRSLNEINKSMELFVNQNYKTLVSVSEMREHPCECVKLDDTTDSWSYIVDPNGRVNRQSYPGGYYFINGNFYFSELNILKGRRTFFHASTKFYKSKDRYPVDIDSIEDFHFAEYQLLNNLSN
- a CDS encoding class I SAM-dependent methyltransferase codes for the protein MTSMSFIRKNSNARILIKESGMMAFKLLKLIKNPLKIINLIKLEYLEFRCNTNKRIDSQTKIYKELGLQRDKSIKHLNVILKQLGLNKYDEDYGMYSEHLIIFAGIALEKKNIDSVLEIGTYDAISTTILSALFENSKIYTIDLKNNDPIYKQTYSREDSEIRNRFNIARDKIIASRNNIEFIQMNSLAIMQTTLRKKKFDLIWIDGAHGYPFVCSDIMNSIALAHQSTIIMCDDIWESVDKSDQIYKSIASWETLNCLKYAELIDLYFFLKRVGKIHLNNKKFIAYFKLKDLSTI
- a CDS encoding N-acetylneuraminate synthase family protein, which encodes MYIVAEIGVNHDGSLEKAIKLIDAAVECGCNAVKFQSFYANRLVSLNAPKVNYQLRSSSESESHYEMIKRLEFNDDKLEKALQHANHKKIDFITTPYDPLSAEEAYKIGVRMFKTASADLGDQFIHKCLNSFNTKKIILATGMSSINEVQDCLVNYSSINPTILHCVSAYPCPDSDINARCITTMKNSLPNNEIGFSDHSEGITSAIICASIGVRFFERHFTLCRSDQGPDHYASSDIKEMKSYVEELRRVENILGSESKKCRESEIGMSKISKKGIVAKKDLKIGDYINYENIYAIRPAIDGISIDQLNQILGRKVIKSIIRGKFIKWENLS
- the pseF gene encoding pseudaminic acid cytidylyltransferase; amino-acid sequence: MNIALIPARGGSKRIPRKNVINFRGKPMISWSIKAAIDSKCFQKVIVSTDDKEIAEIALQQGAEVPFLRPSHLATDQIGIQPVIRQAIEWLESNSFSINSVCCLLATAPFVKSSDLYKAFELLNTIDLTSFVFTATSFPFPIQRSIKIGSDGRSSMFYPENYNVLSQDLTESFHDAGQFYWASPTAWKQTANIFNNGYPLLLPRWRVQDIDTMEDLLRAEVLHEVISKKAE